Within the Saccharomonospora amisosensis genome, the region TATCGACAACAAGTACGGCGGCCGCTTCAACCCGCCGGTAAGGTGACGCTGATGCCCTACTACTCCCTGGAACCCGCCGCACCTGGTGAGCTTGGCGAGCGCGTAGTAATGGACACATCGGTCCATCCACCACGGGTCACGCATGCGCACCTGCATCTCGATGGCTGGCTCAGCGATGACCTGATCGAGGCGTATCCGTGCTACTTCGTCTCGGAAACGCTCGCGGCATCCCTCCAGGAAAGCGAGCTCGACCAATACGAACTGCGGGATGTCGAGGTAACCATCTCCGAGGACGCTCCCGACGACGAACGCGCCACCATCCCCGGCATCCGCTGGCTCTTCGTCACCGGAACGGCCGGCGTGGATGACCTCGGCACCACCGCTGTCGGCCAGCTTGTCGTCTCCGACCGTGGGCTCGCCGTTCTACAGCAAGGAAACCTCGACCACTGCGACATCGAGGACTACACCGCAGAATGACCGGACCATCGGACCAGCCGGCACCGCCAGCGTGACCCTAGCCGTCGATGCCGGCCAGCGGCTCGGCGTCCCGATCCTGCTCGACGTGCCTGCCGCCACCACCCATCGCTGGGTAGCGGACATGGAGCGCGCAGGCGTCGACGGTTTCACGATCACTACCGACATCGATCTCGGCATCGGCAACACCGCCGCTCTCGATGCCGCCCGCGAACTCCGCGCCTGGACTCACCTACCCGTCGCGGTCAGCGGCGGATTCAGCGGCACCGGCCACGCGAGCTTCGCCAGCCCCGACTGGGACATCCTCATCGTCGGTCGAAGCGTCCGCCGACGCCACCGACCCGGCCATCGCAGCCGCCCGCATCGTCGAACTCGCCGCCGCACTGAAAGGCAGTCATGAACATCGTCCCTCTACGGCAAGACGACATCCCGGCCATCCTCGAACTCATGGAGAAAGGCGCGCCCTACGTCCGCCCCCGTACCACCTCGGACTACTGGCTCTATGCCAACCTGTTCTCCAGCACCTGCCCCATCGCTACGTACGGTAACCAGTTCATGGGCGCGGTCATCGCCTTCCGTAGCCAAGACCGCCCCGACGACGTCTACATCCAGGACGTCATCACCCACCCGGACCACCGCCGCACCGGGGTTGCCACCGCCCTGCTGTCCTCGGTGCGCGACCGCGCCCAGCGTGCGAGTTCGCTCTGGGGAGGCTGACTGTGCTACCCAGTCGTTACTACATCCCCCACGCCTCTCCACGATGCGCACTTGGGGGATTTTTTCTTCTCTGTTTCAGGAGGAGCGACGATGCCCCGAGCGCAGCGGGCTCGCGGCGCCTTCCGCTACGGCAAGCCACCGATGGTACATCGGGTACTCCTTCACGACGGCGCAGGCGGACGTGGGGGATATTCAGGAGTCCGAGGTGACGGGTGCCACCTGGTACCCGCTCACCGTGGCCGAGCGCCTTGTCGGGCCCCGCATCGCGCGAGCGGTCAGCGCGCCGGCCCAGATCGGCTGACTGGGCCTCCTTGACAGCTCCCGATCGGCAGCGGCGTCGGATCGCCGTGTGGGCCGGTCGAGATTCTGCGGTCGTTGGTCGCGTCATTGTCGAGCCGACCGCAGGGGTCTTGACGGCCGCAGGCCCAGATTCAGCACGCCGTTGCGACTGTCTGTAAAGGACGGAAAACTCTGCTCGGCATGCCGACGATTCGACAGCCCCAATCGGATACCGACCGCAGGCAGAGCGAGTGACCTCTTTCGTGATCGACGGGCGGCGGGCCGACCGGCCCGCCATCGCCAACGGGTTGTCCAGGCCATCGCTGACGCCATCCGTGGCGATGAACCGATCAGCGTCTCGGCCATCGCGCGCCGAGCTGGCGTCGACCGTAGCTTCCTCTACCGCCACAAAGACCTCCTCGCCCAGTCCACGTGGACGGAGCTCGTGTAACGAGTTATGGCGAGAAACCGGTGTCGGGTCGGCGACCGACATCGACGAACTTCAACGCAAGTTCACCGCCTCGAGCAGGCCAATGTCGAGCTGACCGCCGCGCTTGACGATCGGACCGCCGAACTGGAGGCAGCACGCGCGGCCAACCGCGAGCTCACTCGATCACTGAACCAGGTGCGTGCGTCACCACGCTGATATCGAGAGGCCAGGCTGATGATCGCGACCGAACGTTTGAGCCTGCCCGATGCTGGCGAGCTGCGCCTTGGCGACCCTGCTGTTCTGACGTTTGATCCAGCCAAGTTGTCTGTTCGGTCGCCTGTTCGGTTGGCGGCTATCGGTAATGTTCGATCTTGGCGGTGAACGTGGCGACATCGCCGCCTTCTCCACATCGGTAGCAGTGGAAGGTGTCGTGAGTCGGCCGTACGCGAAATGCGGTTGAGCCACGGAAGGGTCAGGCACCCTGCAACTGGGTCTTGCCGAGCGGCCGCAGCATCATGTGCTGAGCAGCGACCTCGACAATCCCACGCGACCCGGGCGGCCCCGGGGTAGACAGCGCGGTCACGGCCATGGGTTGCAACCTAGCGGCAGGGCCCGACATTTCCGGACCGAGTCAGTACTTCCAGGTGCTGCCGGTGCCGCGGTACTGCTCGACCGGGATCGGCTCGAGCCCGATCCGCATCTGGTCGGTGTAGAGCGTGCCGTGCAGGTGGTCGACCTCGTGCGCGACGAGGCGGGCGACGCCGCGTTCGAACACGGTGATCTTCGTCTGGCCGTCGATGGTGGTGTGTTCGACGTGGATCACGTGCGAGCGCGGGACCTGCCCGCGGACGTCGAAGAACGAGAGGCAGCCCTCGTACTGTTCGTCGACCTCGCCGGCGGACTCGATGATGGTGGGGTTGAACAGGGTGATTGCCTCGCCGTCCGGCGTCCGCACGATTGCCGCGGCTCGGTCGATGCCGATCTGCGGGGCGGCGATGCCCATGCCTTTGCCGAAGGTGTGGGCCTGGGCGACCCGCTCGCACGCCGAGTTCAGCGCGGTGACCACGCGGCGGGCGTCCTCGGCCTCGGCCGGCAGGTCGAAGCGGCGGGCCACGCGGCGCAGCGCGGGGTCGGTGTCCTGCACGATGCCGAGGGATGCCATGACCTCACTTGGTTTGGGCGGCGGGCCGTCGGTCTGCGTGTCGCGGCCGCGGAAGCCCCATTCGAGACGGTAGCGGGCGTGCAGCGGCGGGTCCTCGCACGACCAGGAGAACACATGCCGCTCGCCGGTGTCGTCGCGGCCGATCGCGGTCGCGAAGGGCATGGCCTGCGCGGTCATCGAGGTGTGCAGTCCCCACACGGACGCGGCGAGCTCGGCCGGGAAGTCCAGGCACACCGACAGCGTCCGGGTTGGCAACCGGACGGCGCGCTGGAACCAGTTGCCCCAGTGGACTTCGCTCACGGTGTACTCGTACTCGATCCAGCAGGATTCCCCGGGGTACAAGGGAAAATGCCCCTGCTCGCCAGCGAAGAGCAGCCAGACCTCCTTGAACGCGTCACGGTCGTGGTGGGCGGTCCAGTCCATCGGGTTCGCCCGGTTGCGGCCATGCCAGGCGTGCAGGTCGATCTCGTCCCAGGTCAGCGGGTTCTCGGAGTAGAGCTGGTTCGAGCGCTCCGGATCGCCGGGATACCGGTCGACGGAGATACGGATCAGGTACCGGGTGATCGGTTCGGCGCCCTGGTTGACCAGGTGGCGGCGCTGGGTGAGCCGGTAGACGCCGTCGTCGTAGCGCAGGGTCGCGTCGTCGTGGTCGACCACCAGGCTCCCGGTCCCGGTAGCTGTCGGGTCGCCCACCGGCGGCGCCGGCTGGCGGGTCTTGGCGGGGCGGTGGGCCTCGAAGTCGCGGAAGGCGGTGCGCAGGGCGCCGCCGGCGCGCAGCGCCGCCTCGGCGTGCCCGGCGAACGCCTCCGACGGGCGCTCGGCACCGGAGAGCACTTTCGAGACGTAGGAGCGGTCATACCCCATCGCCTTCGCCAGCGCCGTACGGGAGAACCCTCGCACGTCGCGCCAGCGTTCGAGTTCGACGGCGAACACGTTCACCTCGGCGTCCGGCCCGCCGGTGTCGGTGGTGCTGGTCGCGCCGCTGGTCATCGCCGCCTCCGCCATTCGGGGACCGTGAGTGTGCGTGAACGCACTGTGAGTCGCCCCTCAGCCTAGTTGCACACCCGCGCCTCGCGGTGTTCTCGAACTCCCAGCGCCCACCGGCGCCACCTGATCAGCTCATGGGAGACGAGGAAACCATCGTGTATCACTCAACATTCCCCACCAGCCCGCACCTGGAGGCCTACCTGCGCTCCGGACGGATAATCTCCGAACACGAAACCGCGCAGGACATGGTGACCCGCATCGTCGCCGCACTCGAGCACGTCGACGCCCGCTTCGACCCGACCGGAGCTGCGGCGTTCGGCGAGCGGCTCGGCTGGGCGCTGGACACCGAACGGATCGTGTTCTCCACGCCGATCATGACCAACGCCGGCCGCCACATCGACCGGCCCCTGGCGGCGTGCGCGGTCCCGCCGGTGGACCTGCGCGGCGACCTCTCGCAAGTCAAGACGATCGTCGACGGCTACCACCGGGCCGGGATGGGCACCGGGTTCAACCTCGACGAGCTCGACGAGCTCGACGACCCGGTCGGGGTGCTGCGCTACCTCAACGACATCGCCGTCACCGGTGCGGACTCCGGGACCGAGGACCGCCCGGTCGGGAACATGGCCATCCTGTCCCTCGATCACCCGGCTGCCGAGGAGTTCATCGGCTGCAAACTCGGCGCGGACACCCGGGGCGAGGCGTGGAAGTTCAACGTCTCGCTACACGTCACCGACGCGCAGATGCGCACCGCGCTCGGCTCTCCGGGGCGGGAGCGGGACCTGCTGATCGCGGCGGCGGAGGCGGCGCACGCGTGCGCCGATCCGGGGTTGATGTTCGCCGACCGGATGAACGAGGGCAACCCGACCCCGGAGGTCGGAGAGTACGTCTCGACCGCGCCGTGCGCGGAGGTCGGCCTGGTGGCCGGGGAGACCTGCCAGTTCGGGTACCTCAACCTCGGTCGCTTCTACGCCGGCGACGCGTTCCTACCGGTCGACCTGGACGCGCTCGCGGCCACGACCCGCATCCTGGTGCGAGCGCTGGACGACGCGATCGAGGCCAGTCTCGCCCACTACCCGTCGCCGCTATCGGCGCAGGTCATGGGCACCAAACGTAAGATCGGCGTCGGTGTGTGCGGCCTGGCGGACCTGCTGCTGGCCGCCGGGCTCCCGTACGACAGCGTCGAAGGCCGGCGGCTGGCGCAGGAGGTGCTGACCCTGGTCAACTACACTTCCAAGCTCGCTTCCGTCGAACTCGCGCGTACCCGCGGCGGCTGCCCGGCCGTGCTGGGCGGGCGGTCTCGCTACGCCGACCCTGCCTTCCTGCGCCGCTTCGCCGACCTCGAGGTTGACAGCGTGCCCCGCGGCGACTGGGCCGCCCTCGCCGACCAAATCGCCAGCACCGGACTGCTGCGCAACTCCTCCACCATTGCCGTGCCGCCGACCGGTCGGTCCGCGCCGGTCGTGCGGGCCTCCACTGGAATCGAGCCACTGTTCCGGCTGTCGGGCGACGAGCCGGAGCGCCCGCGCGCCGACGTCCTGGCCGCGCTCAAAGCCGCGGGCCGGACCGACGTGCTCGGGTTCGTCGCCGGCCACGGCCGGCTTCCGGCCGACGCGACCCTGCCCGAGCGGCTGCGCGCGGTGCTCGCGACCGCGACACAGATCAGCTCGGCCGGGCACCTCGCGATGGCGGCCGCGGTGCAGGCCTGCGTCGACGAGGCCGTGTCCAAGACCGTGAACCTGCCCGCCTCGGCGCGGTCGATCGACGTGTACGACACGTACGCCACCGCGTTCGAGCTGGGCTGCAAGGGCATTACCGTGTACGTCGACGGATCACGTTCCGTGCAGCCGCAAGCCCTTGCCACCGCGACCGCCCGCTGAGGAGTCCCATGGCCGACCCGCAGTACGTGTTCGACACCAAGCACGACCGCTACCCCCTCGCCGTGCACGTCTTCCTTGTCCAGCAAGGAAAAACACTGCTGATGCGGCGTGCTGGGTCCGGCTACGCGGACGGGCAGCTGGGGCTTCCGGCCGGGCACGTCGAACTCGGCGAAACCCCGACCGCGTGCGCGGTCCGCGAACTCGCCGAGGAACTCGGCATCTGGATCGCCCCATCCGACCTGATCCCAGGCGCTACCTGGTTCCGGATGTCCCTGGAACCCCGGGTGGACATCTTCTTCACGATCCGCTCGTGGAAGGGAACCCCGAAGATCCGCGAGCCGCACAAATGCACCGAGCTCGTCTGGACCGACCCGCAGGCCATGCCCGCCGACGCACTCGAGTTCCTTGCCCTGGCCTGGAACGACGCACAGAACGGGCGCGTGCTGCGCGAGTACGGCTTCGTATCGGTCCCGGCGTAGAACGCCCGACGGCTCAAGGGCCTCCGGATCTCACCGATCCGGGGGCCCACCAGCGTTCGGCAGCGCGTTTCCGAGAACAGTCGCCACGACAATCCGGTCAAACCCCGCGTACCTGGCGGTGATCCTCCGCCCCGAAGGTGAGCTGAGCGTCGCGGCAGATCCGGCCGGCGGTGTCGTGCAGGCTGGAGGTCTGCGGGATCACGATCTCGCCGGGCACGTTCAGCCGGTCGTCGGGCTCGAACCACGACTCCATGTCGGTAATCGAGAACTGGTCGGCCTCGGGCCTGGTGGCGTGGCGCGCGAACGTCTCGGCCAACTCGACCTGTAGGAAGTAGACGAGGTTTCGCCCGCAGTGCGCGGCCAACAGCTCACGTAGGGCGGGACCGTAGCTGGCCGCGCTGAGGATGCCCTCCACGATTACCGGCCAGCCCGCGTTGAGCAGGAACCCGGCAGAATGCGTGATGAAGCCCGGGGCCAGGCCTCCCGGAAGGTCCTTCTTCTCCCACAGCAGCGCCCTCCTCATCACGTCCTGGCCCAGGACAGCCATCCCGCGCCCATGGCTCGCGCGCACCGCCTTCGCCACCGACGACTTCCCCGCACCGCTCGGACCCCTGACGATAATCAGCAAGCTCGATGACGACCCGACCCTTTCGTAACCCAGCACAGCCACAAAGCGTGCCATCGGTGCGCGGCATCCCCACGGTCAGCCACCCTCGATCGGCTGCTCTGATCCGGTGACCTTGTCCGCCGAGTCGCATGGCCGTGCTCGCCGTCGCCGCGCAGCTCGACCGCGGCTACAGCCCGGAGATGACCCTCGAGGGTCGGCAGGCGGCCCGCGGTCAAGAGCAACCACGGCGGCGAGCTGGTGGCACGCGTCGCCGACGAGATCCGCACCTGGGACCGGGACTTCCTGTGGGTCTCGGGTGATCTTCCCGGCAGTACCCATGACACCGCCGCTGCCCGGATCTGGCAGATTCTCGCCGCCCTGTGTGACGCCGGGCTCATCGCGCTGGGCGACAAGGGCTAACACGGCTATGACGAGACCGGACAACACGTGATCACCCCGTACAAGGGCAAGAACAAGCCCGAGTCCCAAAAGGATGCCAACCGGGCTCACGCACGGCTGCGCGGCCCCAGCGAACGCGCCAACGCCCAACTCAAAACCTGGCACATCCTGCGCAAACTCCGCAGCTGCCCCCACCGCACCGGCCAACTCGCCAAAGCCATCCACCCTACAGAACTACGAGACCACCGCAGGATGAAAAGGCTCATTATTGAGGAAAGCCTGAAAGGCGGCGCCCTGCCGCCGAACTTCTACGGCACGCGAGTTAAGGAATACAAGCACCCTCTCGATGAGGACACGATGGTCACGATTGTCGAGCTGGCCGTGGCCGAGCGGCACGCGCTCGACGCGGGCATGGCCCTGGCGCGCGAGTTGCTGCCCCGCCGGTACTACGCGCACCTCATCAACGACCAGTCGATGTACATCGCCTTTCCGAACTGCCTGGTGCACCTGGAACGGGGCGACGACGAAGGCGAACACCAGGCCCAGGTCATCGGCCAGACGTTCGACATCCCGCTGTCGCAGATGCGCTTCCTGGAGATGTTCGAGGTGGACCACCCAGACGCGCCAGCTCAGGGCAGCGAATGACGAGCTCGACCACGCAGGAGAAACCGCTCGCCGTGGTGGCGGGCGCGAGCGGAGCCATCGGCACGGCCGTGGCGCACCAGCTCGCCGCCGGCGAATGGGATGTCATCGGCACCTTCCACCTGCGCAAGCCTGCACCGCATCCGGGGATCCGGTGGGTGCCGTTCGACGGCGCCGACGAGGACAGCCTGAACGAGCTGCACGCGACACTGGACAGCGACGCACGTCCGGTGCAAGCCGTGATCAGCTGTATCGGCGCACCGTCGAGCAAGCGCCGGATCGCCGACACCGACGCGGACGAGTTCGACGCCCTGTTCATGGTCAACGTGACGGCGGTGGTGCGGCTGTGGCAGGCCGTGTGCAAACGCGCCAGGCTCGGCGCGGCCGGGGTGGTGCTGCTGGGCTCGGACACCACCGCCACGCTCCGGCCTGGCAACGGGGCCTACAGCGCGGCCAAGGCCGGATTGGAAGCGTTGGCCGTGACCCTGGCGGCCGAGGAGGTCGAACACGGCGTCCGGGTGAACCTCGTCGCCCCCTCCCTGACGGCGTCGCCGCTGGCCGAAAGCGTGCTCGCGCTCAAGGGCGTTACCAACATCGAGGAGTACTACCGGGCGCTGCCCTGGGGCCGCCCACTGTCTGTAGCCGAAGTGGCCGCCGTTGCCGTGGAGATCGCCAGCGCGCCACACTGGCGCTATGCCAGTGGTCAGGTGGTGCGGCTCGCGGTTCACGGCTGACGATGACGACTAAGCGTCACGCCCGTCAGGTCGGCATCGTCCACGTCCTGCGCTCCCGTGAATGGGTATCGGCAACCTCCCTGGCTCAGCGGTTCCAGGTCGCGGTGCGCACCATCTACCGCGACATCGAGGAGCTGTGTGCCGCTGGCGTGCCGATCGAGTCCGTCTCCGGCCCGGAGGGCGGCTACCGCCTGGCCTCCGACCAACCCCTGGCGCCGCTGACCCTGGACTCCGACGAAGCCCTCAAGCTGTACGTCGTCAGCCTGCTCGATCGGCCGAAGGCCGACGAGCCGGACACGGACGTGCCGGAGATCGGCAACGCCTACTCGCGCGAGGCGCTCAAGCGGCTTAGCCAGCGCATCTACTTCGACACAGCCGACTGGTACTGGAAGGACGAAGGTTCCGGGCACCTGCCCGCGGTGCGCTATGCCCTGCTGACCGGCACGGCGCTCAAAATCACGATGCGCGTCAAGGGGCGGACCGAGCCGACCGCCACCATCGTCAAGCCCTACGGCGTGGTGTGGAAGGCGGGCGAATGGCACCTGGTGGCCGCGCCCATCGACGAGCCGCCCACCCGATACCGGCTCAACCTCGTTGACCACCTGATGCTGACCGACCTGCGCTTCTCCTACCCCGAGGGTGAGGAGTTCCACCTGCAAGCATGGTGGACGGCCGAAATGGAGGCATACGGCCAAGGCGACACCCGCGTCGTGCTGCGAGTCGAACCCGCCGCACGGGACGAACTGCTGCGGCTGACGCTGAAGTCCACCTCCGAGGTCGAGCACACCGACGACGGCGGCCTGGTGATCCGGCTGTACGTCGACCGCTGGCAGTGGCTGATCCCGCTGGTCACCAGCTACGGCGGTGACGTGCTGGTCGAGGAGCCGGCCGAGCTGCGCGACGCGATCGTGGGACACCTGCGCCGTGCGCTTGACGCCTACGAGAACGCTGCCAAGCTCGACTTCGACACGGCCGTCCCTGGCTTCCGCAACGACGACTCGCGGCTGCGTTCTACGCGCGGGCGCACCCTGACGTAGTAGGTCATGCCCGGCCCCCGCATCTTGGCTCACGTCGACACGCTGCGCCTGGCCGTGAAGCAACCCTTCAACTTCCGCTACACGCTGTGGAAGCCGTCCCACTTCGCTACCGGCCTCGAACAGCACAGCGCGGACACGAGCTGGCGGACCTTCCGCGTGGGCGAGTTGCTGACCGGCGTGGTGATGGCGATGGAGGATGCCGACACCCTGCGCGCCGAGGTCTACGCCGATGGGGCCTGGCAGGAGGCTGACCGCGACCGGCTGACGGCACGCCTGACCCACTCCTACGGTCTGGACGAAGACATCTCGGCCTTCGTCGCCCAAGCCGAGCAGGTACCGCCCATGCGAGAACCGCTCGCGGCGCTGGCCGGGATGCGGCAGAGCTGCCCGGAGAACCTGTTCGAAATCGCGATCATCTCCCTGCTGCTCCAGAACGCCACGGTCGCCCGCACCACACAGATGATGACCAACCTCCTCGACCACTACGGCCACGTGGTCGAGTTCGACGGCGTGACGCTCAAGGCGTTCTTCACACCGGAAGGGATCGCGGGCGTGGACGAGGCCACCTTCCGCGAACGTGACCGCCTCGGCTACCGGGCGAAGTACATCGGCCGGTTCGCGGAGTTCTTCGCCACCCATGATCCCGACGTGGCCGACCACGCCGACAAGTCCGAGCTGATGCGCGAGTTCCAGACGATCAAGGGCGTCGGGCCGTACACGGCGGCGATCATCGCCAGCCACGCGGTCCGCGATCCGTCCGCGCTGGGCTGGACGTGTGGAACCGCAAACTGCTCGCCAAGCGCTTCCTGGGCGTGGACGACGCCGAGGCGGACGTCGTGATGGCCGAGATGACCCGGCTGTTTCCCGGCTACGAAGGATTGGCCGGGCTGTACGTCATCGAAGATGCGTGCCGAGAACAGGCCGTGGTCGAACTAGTCGAGTAATCACGTGCAAGGGTGCGCGAGGCCAGCATGGGCTCCGCCAGCAAGGCCGGCTCGAACGCAGGGCCAGCAGTTCAACGGGACGCGGGTGCCCCCAGCGCTGCTAGAAGGTCTTCATGACCGGCCGAACGGCCGATTGTCGCGCACACCGACCGGCCGATCGGCTGACCCGATGGCCGCGACGCCGTAACGTCGAGGCCGTGGACGGAGGTCGAGTCGCCGCGTGGGGCTTCCTGTACCAGTACCTTCGCACCGTCGAAGCCGTGCTCACCGCGGTCGAGGACGACCGTTTCGGGGCCTGTCGGGTCGAGGGTGGCGCTGGCGCCGGCGAGTCGGACCAGCTTGACGTCGTCGATTTCGACCTGGTCGGTCCGGACGGTGAGGTGTTGCTTGCCGCACAGGTCAAGACCGGTGGTTCGACCGCATCCCTGGGCATCGGGGTCGTCTACCAGATCATGGTCGAGTTGGTCACCCGGTGCGACGCGGAGCGCTACGAGTTACTGACCAACGTGCGGTTGACTTCCGGCGCGGGCAAGATGGCGGATCTCTTGGCGCGCCCTGATCTCTCGGTTGGCGAACGGCGAGCCGAGTTGGCACGAACTCTGGCCGAGGCCCGGTCGTCGGCCGAAGTCACCGAGCTCACCGACGATCAGGTCGAGCGGCTGGGACGCTGCCGCGTGCTGGTGGATCCCCGTGACCGCACCGATGTTGCGGACAGTGTGAAAACAAAGGTGTGGGACTGCCGCCGGAAGCACGGCCGCGGTGTCGGGCCGCGGTCCTCGGGTCTGCTGTTGGCGCACCTGTTGGCCGAGGTGCACCGTAGGGCTGCCTTCGCGGAGCACGCGGTGTGGACGAAGGCCGAGATGGTCCATGCCCTGGTCCAGGACGAACGGGACATCGTCGATGTCCTCGGTGGCCGTGACTGGGGCAGCGTTCTCGGGCTGATGGCGCCGGTGCCGGACCTGCCCCGTACCCCGCTGGTCGAGCAGATCGTCAGCGCGTTGCAGCCCTACCGCCCCACTGGACGCTCGGTACAGCACTGCACTCTGACAGGGCTGTCCGGGATCGGGAAGTCGAGCCTCATCGCGGCCTACGTCGCGGCCTACGCCGACGCCTACAAGGCGATCTACTGGATCGACGCGACGAGTCCCGACAGCATTGAGGACGGCTTCCAGGCGTTGGCCGTCCGCCTCGGGATCGAACGGGAGGGCACCAGCGAACGGTTGCGGTCAGCGGTGCACGAGGCGTTGAGCACGCAGGCGGGCAGGTTCCTCCTGGTGTTCGACGACGCGACACCGGACCTGGCGCGGCGGTGGTCGCCACGTCTGGCCGACGCAGACGTGCTCATCACGACCATCGACAGCACGGCCCGCCTGGGAAACACGATCGCGGTGACCGCCTTGACGAGCGATGAGGCCGTGGAGCTCATTCATCGCCGACTCGACGAGCCTCCCGCCGAGTCCAGTGATCAGGCGCGGCGCCTGGCAGCCGAACTAGAGCGCTGGCCACTGGCCATCGAACTCGCGACGGGCTACCTGCGTAGTTGCGGCTGCACGCTGGCCGATGTCGACCACTACCTGGAGGCGTTGAAAGTGCGGTCGCTCGGCGATGACCTCTCGGTTCCCCTGGGCTACCCACGCACCCTTGTCGCCGCCATCGATCTCGGTCTGCAGGTTCTGCACCGGTCCAACCCGAGGGAAATCGCCGGGCTGGCCACCGAGATGCTGATGCGCGCGAGCTACCTCAGCGGTCGGCGCGTGCCCATCCAACTGCTGGCGGCACCGCTGG harbors:
- a CDS encoding AAA family ATPase, with protein sequence MARFVAVLGYERVGSSSSLLIIVRGPSGAGKSSVAKAVRASHGRGMAVLGQDVMRRALLWEKKDLPGGLAPGFITHSAGFLLNAGWPVIVEGILSAASYGPALRELLAAHCGRNLVYFLQVELAETFARHATRPEADQFSITDMESWFEPDDRLNVPGEIVIPQTSSLHDTAGRICRDAQLTFGAEDHRQVRGV
- a CDS encoding SDR family NAD(P)-dependent oxidoreductase, translated to MVAGASGAIGTAVAHQLAAGEWDVIGTFHLRKPAPHPGIRWVPFDGADEDSLNELHATLDSDARPVQAVISCIGAPSSKRRIADTDADEFDALFMVNVTAVVRLWQAVCKRARLGAAGVVLLGSDTTATLRPGNGAYSAAKAGLEALAVTLAAEEVEHGVRVNLVAPSLTASPLAESVLALKGVTNIEEYYRALPWGRPLSVAEVAAVAVEIASAPHWRYASGQVVRLAVHG
- a CDS encoding peptide deformylase; translated protein: MAEAAMTSGATSTTDTGGPDAEVNVFAVELERWRDVRGFSRTALAKAMGYDRSYVSKVLSGAERPSEAFAGHAEAALRAGGALRTAFRDFEAHRPAKTRQPAPPVGDPTATGTGSLVVDHDDATLRYDDGVYRLTQRRHLVNQGAEPITRYLIRISVDRYPGDPERSNQLYSENPLTWDEIDLHAWHGRNRANPMDWTAHHDRDAFKEVWLLFAGEQGHFPLYPGESCWIEYEYTVSEVHWGNWFQRAVRLPTRTLSVCLDFPAELAASVWGLHTSMTAQAMPFATAIGRDDTGERHVFSWSCEDPPLHARYRLEWGFRGRDTQTDGPPPKPSEVMASLGIVQDTDPALRRVARRFDLPAEAEDARRVVTALNSACERVAQAHTFGKGMGIAAPQIGIDRAAAIVRTPDGEAITLFNPTIIESAGEVDEQYEGCLSFFDVRGQVPRSHVIHVEHTTIDGQTKITVFERGVARLVAHEVDHLHGTLYTDQMRIGLEPIPVEQYRGTGSTWKY
- a CDS encoding AAA family ATPase, with amino-acid sequence MDGGRVAAWGFLYQYLRTVEAVLTAVEDDRFGACRVEGGAGAGESDQLDVVDFDLVGPDGEVLLAAQVKTGGSTASLGIGVVYQIMVELVTRCDAERYELLTNVRLTSGAGKMADLLARPDLSVGERRAELARTLAEARSSAEVTELTDDQVERLGRCRVLVDPRDRTDVADSVKTKVWDCRRKHGRGVGPRSSGLLLAHLLAEVHRRAAFAEHAVWTKAEMVHALVQDERDIVDVLGGRDWGSVLGLMAPVPDLPRTPLVEQIVSALQPYRPTGRSVQHCTLTGLSGIGKSSLIAAYVAAYADAYKAIYWIDATSPDSIEDGFQALAVRLGIEREGTSERLRSAVHEALSTQAGRFLLVFDDATPDLARRWSPRLADADVLITTIDSTARLGNTIAVTALTSDEAVELIHRRLDEPPAESSDQARRLAAELERWPLAIELATGYLRSCGCTLADVDHYLEALKVRSLGDDLSVPLGYPRTLVAAIDLGLQVLHRSNPREIAGLATEMLMRASYLSGRRVPIQLLAAPLALGADNLPAFDNISESDGPVVLQNPQLPEAVRALCRISFTRRDERLAWRASDLIPTADHTIAVNAVLQEVVRTRLEEGTAQDEWKDELRRLALHANHWLSAASNNHEVTKAHQLAPHAATLVAHLRRLDVAGHRIAVLAGNLASIYIGAGRDEEAIDLLQSEIDMILDDPHGVDMFLEHQARLHLARALVNSDHAAQLDPHPAMAELARVLTYAQALALDHKTHQAAAKFCVSALSILSILHDHLPATDRSNALATVFRDLQQRLPSTTLTENTDAIERANRMISEGEDDSAERITRALLTHSRDGNSINTELRRLLAEALIGQKKWQECLTEIDNLAAEFGNPPLSRESAQQALHNIALKLVAATLDHPASPEPRALLRHLLSQPCFVHTSAIAGGEYRAKFDLFALAAAVYDNRVDDISKGLAKVGAGANQHHLTQDPVFGMLARKIITIAQATI
- a CDS encoding GNAT family N-acetyltransferase → MNIVPLRQDDIPAILELMEKGAPYVRPRTTSDYWLYANLFSSTCPIATYGNQFMGAVIAFRSQDRPDDVYIQDVITHPDHRRTGVATALLSSVRDRAQRASSLWGG
- a CDS encoding helix-turn-helix transcriptional regulator, whose protein sequence is MTTKRHARQVGIVHVLRSREWVSATSLAQRFQVAVRTIYRDIEELCAAGVPIESVSGPEGGYRLASDQPLAPLTLDSDEALKLYVVSLLDRPKADEPDTDVPEIGNAYSREALKRLSQRIYFDTADWYWKDEGSGHLPAVRYALLTGTALKITMRVKGRTEPTATIVKPYGVVWKAGEWHLVAAPIDEPPTRYRLNLVDHLMLTDLRFSYPEGEEFHLQAWWTAEMEAYGQGDTRVVLRVEPAARDELLRLTLKSTSEVEHTDDGGLVIRLYVDRWQWLIPLVTSYGGDVLVEEPAELRDAIVGHLRRALDAYENAAKLDFDTAVPGFRNDDSRLRSTRGRTLT
- a CDS encoding NUDIX domain-containing protein, whose amino-acid sequence is MADPQYVFDTKHDRYPLAVHVFLVQQGKTLLMRRAGSGYADGQLGLPAGHVELGETPTACAVRELAEELGIWIAPSDLIPGATWFRMSLEPRVDIFFTIRSWKGTPKIREPHKCTELVWTDPQAMPADALEFLALAWNDAQNGRVLREYGFVSVPA